The following is a genomic window from Synergistaceae bacterium.
TTATAGATTCCTCCTTAAAAATTTGCCTACCATAAGCATTTAACTTCGTCATATTTCACTATAATTTCATCGCAAGTCAGGAGCGTAAAATTTTCCTCGATTGCAGCTGCGATAATAATGCGGTCGAACGGGTCACGGTGAATCAGCGGCAATTTTTGAATCCTCTCGAAATACGCGCTATTGAGTGAGAGTATATTAATTTCTTCCTGCCTGCATAAATCTTCAAATACATTTATACGGCCTCCTCGCGTAATTCTGAGTCAGAGTCTATTTTTTTTCTTGAACGCATAGCCTCTAAGACGCGCATTTCTTCATCTGATACAAAATCCATTGGATCATTAAAATCGTCAGACATCCAAACTTTACCCTCAAGAGCACCAACAAGACGCGGTTTAGTACGTTTATTTTGCGTTGACCTGTCATGAGATTCACGTAAGAAGCGCGCAAAATCTAATAATTCTGGTATTTTCCCGGCTGGAACGTCCGCGAGAATCTTTAATTCTTCATCATTAAATGTTAATGTCATCATAATAAATCCCTCCTTAAAAATTTTTACGGTAACGGGTAATGATCCCAAATCGGAACGCCTATAAAGAATCCCGCTTTAAAGTGGTCTTCAGAGCCGTACATTATCGCAAACTTCATGTCTACTAAGTTATTCGGGAAATTAACAGCGAGTCCAACCTCCCAAGGAGCGTCTATCTTCTTCCATTTTTTGTCCATTGCATAGCCCCAGCTCGTGAATAATTCAGCAGCTAAGACTCCCATTGCTGTGCGGGTTATAATTCGTCTTAGTGCCAAATTTGCCCAGAACATGCGCTCGGCCTCTATCGGGCTGCCTGATATTGAGTAAAGTTCTTCAGCTGCTCCGAGATAAACTGCGTGACTCCTGCGATTCAAGTCTCCCTCTGCAAAACCTGCGCGGAAATAAAATCTCCATAAATTTGAGACTCTCAACGGCTTGAAGTAATTTAACCTGTATAAAATCTCGTCGAAATCAGGCCACCATGCATTAATTCGCCATGAATAACCTTTTGTAGGATCTCCGGGAATATCGAGCGTATCATATTCTGCTAAGAAAGTAGGTCCAACTGAGTCTTTATCGTCTTTTCTCGACATTGAATCGCCTTCTACGTGTTCATATGCGACACCTATTCCGACATTTACATTTCCCCATGTAAATAATTTGCTGACTCCTGCGGCGTATCTGTCCCAATCTCTATATTTAGCATGTTTTCCGGTCGGCTGCTTCCAATTTTGAGCAGATAACGTGAACTGCCACGCGTTTAAAGGCTGGGGAGCTGTCTGATAAGTTAAATCAAAGCCTAATTGCTCGCCTAATTTTACAACGCCGATTAATGAGTCATATTCTGACAAGAGTCCGCGCGCTTCTCCCTTGAGATATAGCCACCTGTTAGAATGCAAATTTGTTGAGTAACCGGAAATTCCGACTCTGAGCTCCGGAACTTGACGAACATCAATACGCACAAGAATATCACCCGATTCAGTACGGCCAAGCTGATAATCTGCTAATTCTATGCCCTGAGCACTTGATAATTTTTCCATTGCGTGATTTAATGCATCCTTGTCAACTTTTTTGCCCACCCATTTTAACGCTTCTTTGCGCACTAATTCGGCCATTTTAGGGGGTAATCCGTGAACTTCAATTTCTCCGACAATATCGCTTAGTCTTGAATTTCTCCTAAGTGTGAACAATGCCGGCCCGCGCTCTGATAATTCTTTGATCTCGTCAATTTTTTGCATTGCTGCGTCATAACCGAGTTTGATAATATTTTCTGAACCCGACGAGTCAAGCAATCCGAGGCCTTCAACTTTAGGACGTAACAAAATATCTGCTGCTGCTCCTTCTTCGTCAGTTGCTTTGCGCATTAAAATCGTAAGTGCCTGGCTGATTACGTCAATATATGAGCCTACAGACGTATTCTCTGATAATGAGTCAGAAATATCTACAGCTACAATAGGAATACCGGGGAAAATTTCTTTAGCTGTATAAACCGGTAAATTTGAAGTTACTCCGCCATCTACAAGTAAATGATCGTCAATAATCCAAGGCTCAAACAATCCGGGAATTGACATTGAAGCACGCATTGCCGACGCTAAATTAC
Proteins encoded in this region:
- a CDS encoding DUF2281 domain-containing protein, with protein sequence MMTLTFNDEELKILADVPAGKIPELLDFARFLRESHDRSTQNKRTKPRLVGALEGKVWMSDDFNDPMDFVSDEEMRVLEAMRSRKKIDSDSELREEAV
- a CDS encoding patatin-like phospholipase family protein translates to MSKLRKFLYILIAAVMIALTPFTSYAGIILVLSGGGTKGFAHLGVMEALEKNGVQIVGIVGTSMGALMGALRASGYSTQEMHKIIADLDLPSLLSENTGPMFVFSGNDVRAKTSTMPALTYTRRNGEKGPKGLLTGDKLYTYFSQLMKHVTETNFYNLPIPYAAVATDINRGKKIVLRDGNLASAMRASMSIPGLFEPWIIDDHLLVDGGVTSNLPVYTAKEIFPGIPIVAVDISDSLSENTSVGSYIDVISQALTILMRKATDEEGAAADILLRPKVEGLGLLDSSGSENIIKLGYDAAMQKIDEIKELSERGPALFTLRRNSRLSDIVGEIEVHGLPPKMAELVRKEALKWVGKKVDKDALNHAMEKLSSAQGIELADYQLGRTESGDILVRIDVRQVPELRVGISGYSTNLHSNRWLYLKGEARGLLSEYDSLIGVVKLGEQLGFDLTYQTAPQPLNAWQFTLSAQNWKQPTGKHAKYRDWDRYAAGVSKLFTWGNVNVGIGVAYEHVEGDSMSRKDDKDSVGPTFLAEYDTLDIPGDPTKGYSWRINAWWPDFDEILYRLNYFKPLRVSNLWRFYFRAGFAEGDLNRRSHAVYLGAAEELYSISGSPIEAERMFWANLALRRIITRTAMGVLAAELFTSWGYAMDKKWKKIDAPWEVGLAVNFPNNLVDMKFAIMYGSEDHFKAGFFIGVPIWDHYPLP
- a CDS encoding PIN domain-containing protein, coding for MTRGGRINVFEDLCRQEEINILSLNSAYFERIQKLPLIHRDPFDRIIIAAAIEENFTLLTCDEIIVKYDEVKCLW